A stretch of the Porifericola rhodea genome encodes the following:
- a CDS encoding UDP-N-acetylmuramoyl-L-alanyl-D-glutamate--2,6-diaminopimelate ligase, producing MAILKDILYKVSLRSAVGDTSIEVTSIAFDSRKVEAGSAFVAVSGTQVDGHQFMAQAVEKGATAIICEQMPETLQEGVTYVQVENSAEALGIMASNFYGNPSSKMKVVGITGTNGKTTIVTLLQQLFIKLGYNTGLLSTVNNKINDKIIPATHTTPDAVQLNALMAQMVKEGCTHCFMESSSHAIEQKRIAGIQYAGAVFSNITHDHLDYHHTFENYINAKKKLFDGLPSDAFALVNSDDKRGSIMLQNTKAAKHTFSLKGASDYKAKVLSNSLQGLEMEIGGKDIPSQHVWFKLIGDFNAYNLLAAYGVGILLGENPEDVLTQLSDVNPARGRFEQVISPNGITAIVDYAHTPDALENVLMTIQNVRTKNEQVICVVGCGGDRDKTKRPKMAAITTRYADKVIFTSDNPRSEDPDQIIEDMRAGVGSSNYNKVLSITNRKEAIRTACMMAQAGDIVLVAGKGHETYQEINGVKHDFDDFQVIEEVFVQIQKGK from the coding sequence ATGGCAATACTGAAAGACATATTATATAAGGTTTCCCTCCGCTCTGCAGTAGGCGATACTTCTATAGAAGTGACTTCTATTGCTTTTGACTCTCGCAAAGTAGAGGCTGGAAGCGCTTTTGTAGCGGTTAGCGGTACCCAGGTAGATGGGCATCAGTTTATGGCTCAGGCAGTGGAGAAGGGAGCGACCGCCATTATATGTGAGCAGATGCCAGAGACTCTGCAAGAGGGTGTTACCTATGTGCAGGTAGAAAATAGCGCAGAAGCTCTAGGTATCATGGCTTCTAACTTTTATGGTAATCCTTCATCGAAAATGAAGGTAGTGGGCATTACGGGTACCAATGGTAAAACCACGATAGTAACACTACTTCAGCAACTTTTTATTAAGCTGGGCTATAATACGGGCTTGCTATCCACCGTCAATAATAAAATTAACGACAAAATAATACCGGCTACCCATACTACGCCAGATGCGGTACAGCTAAATGCGCTCATGGCACAAATGGTAAAAGAGGGCTGTACGCATTGTTTTATGGAGTCTAGCTCGCATGCCATAGAGCAGAAAAGAATAGCTGGAATCCAGTATGCAGGTGCTGTGTTTAGCAACATTACGCACGATCATCTGGACTACCACCACACTTTTGAGAATTACATAAATGCCAAAAAGAAGCTGTTTGATGGCCTGCCATCCGACGCTTTTGCGCTGGTAAATTCTGATGATAAAAGAGGAAGCATTATGCTGCAAAATACCAAGGCAGCAAAGCATACTTTTTCTCTCAAGGGTGCCAGCGACTACAAAGCTAAAGTACTGTCTAATTCATTGCAGGGTTTGGAGATGGAAATTGGAGGAAAAGATATACCTTCGCAGCACGTTTGGTTCAAGCTGATTGGCGACTTTAATGCATATAATTTGCTGGCCGCCTATGGAGTAGGCATACTGCTGGGAGAGAACCCCGAAGACGTACTTACACAGCTTTCTGATGTTAACCCTGCTCGAGGGAGATTTGAGCAGGTGATTTCGCCCAATGGCATTACGGCTATTGTAGACTATGCGCATACACCCGACGCTCTTGAAAATGTACTGATGACCATTCAGAATGTGCGTACAAAGAACGAGCAGGTGATATGTGTGGTAGGCTGTGGTGGTGACCGCGATAAAACTAAACGACCTAAAATGGCGGCTATCACTACTCGCTATGCTGATAAGGTCATCTTTACTTCTGACAACCCAAGAAGCGAAGACCCAGATCAGATTATTGAAGATATGCGTGCTGGAGTAGGCTCCTCTAATTATAATAAGGTGCTGTCTATTACTAACCGTAAGGAAGCAATACGCACTGCCTGCATGATGGCGCAGGCAGGGGATATTGTGCTCGTAGCAGGTAAGGGACACGAAACCTATCAGGAGATTAATGGAGTTAAACACGACTTTGACGACTTTCAGGTCATAGAAGAAGTATTCGTGCAAATACAAAAAGGTAAGTAG
- the mraY gene encoding phospho-N-acetylmuramoyl-pentapeptide-transferase — MLYYLFDYLNHEFDLPGAGLFQFLSFRAGMSILLSLIITITFGKQLINMLHRKQVGEEIRDLGLEGQMQKKGTPTMGGLIILAAIIIPTLLFARLENIYVILVLVVTVWMGLVGFLDDYIKVFKKNKEGLAGRFKIVGQVGLGLIVGLTLIFHEDVVVREFDEKVLETISSSDNPAMDIPASAYEDVRATKTTIPFVKGNEADYNNFISFITFGLIQVDDRFTWIIYLTIVTFIITAVSNGANITDGIDGLAAGSSAIIGIALAIFIYVSGNLRFSQYLNIMYIPGLGELVIFTTAFVGACVGFLWYNSYPAQVFMGDTGSLSIGGIIAVLALAVRKELLIPVLCGIFLIENLSVIMQVSYFKYTKKKYGEGRRIFKMSPLHHHYQKKGLHEAKIVTRFWLAGIMLAILTLVTLKVR; from the coding sequence ATGCTGTATTATTTGTTTGACTATCTGAATCACGAATTTGATCTGCCAGGGGCGGGGCTGTTTCAGTTCCTCTCTTTCAGAGCAGGTATGTCAATACTGTTATCTCTGATCATTACCATTACTTTTGGTAAGCAGCTCATCAATATGCTACACAGAAAGCAGGTGGGTGAAGAAATCAGAGATTTAGGGCTTGAAGGACAAATGCAGAAGAAAGGTACTCCTACTATGGGTGGGCTTATCATTCTGGCCGCTATTATTATTCCTACTTTGCTATTTGCACGTCTGGAAAATATTTATGTCATATTGGTGCTGGTCGTTACTGTATGGATGGGGCTTGTAGGCTTTCTGGATGACTACATTAAAGTATTCAAAAAGAATAAAGAAGGACTGGCTGGTCGCTTCAAAATTGTGGGTCAAGTAGGTTTGGGCCTCATTGTAGGGCTTACGCTTATCTTTCATGAAGATGTAGTAGTGCGTGAGTTTGACGAGAAAGTGCTGGAAACTATTTCGTCCTCAGATAATCCGGCTATGGATATACCGGCGTCTGCCTATGAAGATGTTCGTGCTACCAAAACTACTATCCCCTTTGTAAAAGGAAACGAAGCCGATTATAACAACTTTATTTCCTTTATCACCTTTGGGCTGATACAGGTAGACGACCGCTTTACCTGGATCATTTACCTGACCATAGTTACATTTATTATTACGGCGGTGTCTAACGGAGCAAACATTACAGATGGAATAGACGGGCTGGCTGCCGGCTCTTCGGCCATTATTGGTATTGCCTTAGCCATCTTTATTTATGTGTCTGGTAACCTGCGCTTTTCGCAGTACCTTAATATTATGTACATACCAGGTTTGGGTGAACTGGTAATTTTTACCACTGCCTTTGTAGGGGCCTGTGTAGGCTTTTTATGGTATAACTCTTACCCTGCACAGGTGTTTATGGGAGATACCGGAAGCCTTTCCATCGGAGGGATCATTGCGGTGCTGGCCCTGGCAGTAAGAAAAGAATTATTAATTCCGGTGCTATGTGGCATCTTCCTGATAGAAAATCTATCGGTAATTATGCAGGTGTCATATTTTAAGTATACCAAGAAAAAATATGGTGAAGGAAGGAGGATTTTCAAAATGTCTCCCTTGCATCACCACTATCAGAAAAAAGGTTTGCATGAAGCAAAAATTGTCACTCGATTCTGGCTGGCAGGCATCATGTTAGCTATACTAACACTAGTAACCTTAAAAGTACGATAG
- a CDS encoding FtsW/RodA/SpoVE family cell cycle protein — MIRILAKRYLHGDPMIWMVVLLLSATGVLVVYSSTSTLAYRLQGGNTEYYLFKHTFLLIISLGVMYVVHKANYRIFARLSTLALWLSVPLLLFTWMYGDNINQASRWITIPLVNQAFQPSDLAKLALITHLAGMLSRRQQAITNLRATLIPVLCWCGSICALIALSDISTSVMLFSTCMLLMFIGRVPVKYLFMLVLVGGLFGSAALFLGQRAETAKSRLENFIDRKEEPFQAVQSYIAIATGGVKGKGWGNSDQRNILPHSYSDFVFAIIIEEYGLVGGVVVIFLYLTLLYRGMQAVSKSDRAFGGLLSAGLSFAIVIQAMINMGVAVGLGPITGLPLPLVSMGGTSLLFTGVALGIILSTSKQTEEQEEINYQRV; from the coding sequence ATGATCAGAATATTGGCAAAGCGATACTTACACGGCGACCCCATGATCTGGATGGTAGTACTCCTACTGTCTGCTACGGGTGTGTTGGTTGTGTATAGCTCTACCAGTACACTGGCCTATCGTCTGCAGGGAGGGAATACAGAGTACTACCTCTTTAAACATACATTTCTGCTAATAATTAGCCTCGGAGTAATGTATGTGGTGCACAAGGCTAACTATAGAATATTTGCCAGGCTATCTACGCTAGCGCTCTGGTTATCAGTACCGCTATTGCTATTTACCTGGATGTATGGAGATAATATCAATCAGGCTTCGCGTTGGATTACCATTCCATTGGTAAACCAGGCTTTTCAGCCCTCAGACCTGGCTAAGCTGGCTCTGATCACGCATTTGGCAGGTATGCTTTCGCGTCGTCAGCAGGCAATTACAAATTTGCGTGCTACCCTAATACCTGTATTATGCTGGTGTGGTAGTATATGTGCGCTAATAGCCTTATCAGATATATCTACCTCAGTAATGCTTTTTTCTACCTGTATGCTATTAATGTTTATAGGCAGAGTGCCTGTTAAGTACCTTTTTATGCTGGTACTGGTAGGCGGGCTATTCGGAAGTGCGGCTCTCTTTCTGGGGCAGCGCGCTGAAACGGCTAAAAGTAGATTGGAGAATTTTATAGATCGTAAAGAAGAGCCCTTTCAGGCGGTGCAGTCGTATATCGCAATTGCTACCGGTGGGGTAAAAGGAAAAGGATGGGGAAACAGTGACCAGCGCAATATTTTGCCACACTCATACTCAGATTTTGTTTTTGCGATTATTATAGAAGAATATGGTTTAGTAGGGGGAGTTGTAGTGATCTTTTTGTATTTAACTCTGCTTTACCGTGGTATGCAGGCCGTTTCTAAAAGCGATAGAGCTTTTGGCGGCTTGCTGTCCGCCGGCTTAAGCTTTGCAATTGTAATACAAGCAATGATTAATATGGGAGTAGCTGTGGGGCTGGGGCCTATTACGGGGCTACCCTTACCATTAGTAAGTATGGGGGGAACTTCTCTACTATTTACCGGAGTAGCTTTAGGAATTATCCTGAGTACAAGTAAGCAAACAGAAGAACAGGAAGAAATAAACTATCAAAGAGTATAA
- the murG gene encoding undecaprenyldiphospho-muramoylpentapeptide beta-N-acetylglucosaminyltransferase translates to MASSRPYRIIISGGGTGGHIYPAIAIAHALQSLHADTEILFVGAKGRMEMQKVPEAGYKIIGLWISGIQRKLTLDNLAFPLKVTSSLFRSSAILSDFQPDAVVGVGGFASGPLLYAASWKKIPSLLQEQNSYAGLTNKLLAGKVNKVCVAHEEMNRFFPENKIVFTGNPVRKDIVDLAAEGLSGKKEEAFKYFNLNPDKKTILVVGGSLGARTINDSMIAGINRLVEEGAQVIWQCGKFYHKEMKEKLENISPNDGIRLNEFLSRMDLAYAAADVVISRAGALAISELALVKKPTVFVPSPNVAEDHQRKNAEALVKQEAALMVMDRDAREQMINTALNLLKNKQLQQELSTNIAKMARPRAAEHIAQEVLKLIDPKTLVI, encoded by the coding sequence ATGGCATCGAGCAGACCATATCGCATAATTATTAGTGGTGGAGGCACCGGAGGGCATATCTATCCTGCTATTGCCATTGCGCATGCGTTACAGTCTTTGCACGCTGATACCGAAATTCTTTTTGTAGGAGCAAAAGGCAGAATGGAAATGCAGAAAGTGCCTGAAGCTGGCTATAAAATTATTGGGTTGTGGATAAGTGGAATACAACGTAAGCTGACTTTAGATAACCTGGCTTTCCCATTAAAAGTCACTTCCAGCCTTTTTCGCTCCTCAGCTATACTCTCAGATTTTCAGCCAGATGCTGTAGTAGGTGTTGGAGGGTTTGCCAGTGGACCACTTTTGTATGCTGCCAGCTGGAAGAAAATTCCATCACTTTTACAAGAGCAAAACTCTTATGCCGGCCTTACCAATAAGCTTTTGGCAGGCAAGGTAAATAAGGTATGTGTGGCGCATGAAGAAATGAATAGGTTCTTCCCTGAAAACAAAATTGTTTTTACCGGCAATCCGGTAAGAAAAGATATAGTAGACCTGGCGGCAGAAGGCCTGTCTGGAAAAAAAGAAGAAGCCTTTAAATACTTCAACCTGAATCCGGATAAAAAAACTATTCTGGTCGTAGGAGGCAGCCTGGGAGCTAGAACAATCAACGATAGTATGATTGCTGGTATAAACAGGCTGGTAGAAGAGGGGGCACAAGTTATATGGCAGTGTGGTAAATTTTACCACAAAGAGATGAAGGAAAAACTAGAGAACATTTCGCCAAATGATGGTATCAGGCTTAATGAGTTTCTCAGTAGAATGGACCTGGCTTATGCTGCAGCCGATGTGGTTATTTCCAGAGCCGGAGCATTAGCCATTTCTGAATTGGCATTGGTTAAAAAACCTACAGTATTTGTGCCTTCGCCTAATGTAGCTGAAGACCACCAACGCAAGAATGCAGAAGCATTAGTGAAGCAGGAAGCTGCTCTGATGGTAATGGATAGAGATGCTCGTGAGCAAATGATAAACACTGCGCTAAATCTATTGAAGAACAAGCAGCTTCAGCAGGAGCTATCGACAAACATTGCTAAGATGGCACGCCCTCGGGCAGCAGAGCACATAGCTCAGGAAGTACTTAAACTGATTGACCCTAAAACCCTGGTGATATGA
- a CDS encoding cell division protein FtsQ/DivIB, with product MRFKKWVKIAFFSLCMLSIIAMTEKRRSEKVCQHVLIHVDDRYENYFIDERDVQLLMTNAGADNVIGKKYLELDLKALENRIEMNKYVHKAEVYRDVKGNLLVHTIQNRPVARILRSDAPDAYISDEGEILPVSDKYTARVMLISGSYTGKLLKQKIKESEEGQQIFELIDFINKDKFWKAQIAQMEIASNGNIMLYPQVGKQLIEFGKAEKISEKFNKLAVFYEQVLPRKGWNYYNKVNLKYQDQIVCD from the coding sequence ATGAGATTTAAGAAATGGGTAAAGATAGCGTTCTTCTCTCTGTGCATGCTCAGCATCATAGCCATGACTGAGAAGCGCCGTAGTGAAAAAGTATGTCAGCATGTACTTATCCATGTAGATGATCGCTACGAAAACTATTTTATAGACGAGCGTGATGTACAACTGCTCATGACAAATGCAGGAGCAGATAATGTAATTGGTAAAAAGTATCTGGAACTGGACTTAAAAGCTCTGGAAAACAGAATAGAAATGAACAAGTATGTACACAAGGCAGAGGTGTACAGAGATGTAAAAGGTAATCTGCTGGTACATACTATACAGAATAGGCCGGTAGCCAGAATATTAAGGAGCGATGCCCCCGACGCCTATATTAGCGATGAAGGAGAAATTCTTCCGGTATCAGATAAATACACTGCTCGGGTTATGCTGATCAGTGGTAGTTATACCGGAAAACTGTTAAAGCAAAAAATAAAAGAAAGTGAGGAAGGACAACAGATTTTTGAACTCATTGATTTTATCAATAAGGATAAATTCTGGAAAGCGCAGATTGCCCAAATGGAGATTGCTTCTAACGGAAATATAATGCTTTACCCACAAGTAGGTAAACAATTAATTGAATTCGGAAAAGCTGAAAAAATATCAGAGAAATTTAATAAGTTAGCCGTTTTTTACGAGCAAGTTTTGCCTCGTAAAGGATGGAACTACTATAACAAAGTAAACTTGAAGTACCAGGACCAAATTGTGTGTGACTAA